One genomic region from Sphingobacterium sp. UGAL515B_05 encodes:
- a CDS encoding DUF5686 and carboxypeptidase-like regulatory domain-containing protein has protein sequence MRAKINATTFITKLFFSITLVLTVSMAFAQNKTVTGTVRDAKTKNPIPYATVAVVGAPASAGTTTSTNANGEYKLVFPTSYVKIRASYIGYDSKDAFVTNDATQTKEILMDQQDNMLEEVVVKAKKKKYSNKDNPAVALIRKVIENKEKNRLSGQQYAQFDQYEKMSLGLSNLSEKFVNKKIFKNYQFLFETDDSAKTANKYVLPAFIEEKMSKVYYRKDPSKTKQYILGNQRAQFDPKFIDNDGLTAYFNKLYEQVDIYDNNISLVTNQFLSPIANSAPTFYKFFITDTIKTVQPWLVELSFFPRNKADMLFKGQLYVTLDGNYAVQGANMTVADDINLNFVRDLQIQLKFEKDSKSRFYLKTSTLGIDFSLTEKGMGIRGSRTVDYNNYKVGIQQPDSIYDGPSTVIAYNVENKKATKTLFETQRPLALAQNELNIYHNIDTLQKIPSFRTFMDIAALLLSGYKQAGPVEIGPVNTFYSFNPVEGFRLRVGGRTTESLSKRFYAESYAAYGFKDQKWKYFFSGTYAFNNKSVYSFPMHYIRASYKKDTKIPGQKLEFIQEDNFLLSFKRGDNDRYIYETNYGLEYKKEFLNHLAIGAAFNINRQTPAGSLTYQMVDANNESRLFNELNSTEVSVNFRYAPHEEFYQGKIYRTPIFNQYPIFTFNYTAGIKGLAKGEYNYHNFNVGAFKRFYFSQFGFADVTAEGNYIAGKEIPFPFLTIHRANQTYAYQLNSYNLMNFLEFVSDHNASLNVQYYMNGFLLNKIPLIKKLKLREVFSFKGVYGGLRKENNPDDPNYGSKVFTWQHNADGVQSSYTFGSEPYMEASIGLSNIFKILRVDYVKRLNYLDHVDAPAWGIRARVRFDF, from the coding sequence ATGAGAGCTAAAATAAACGCAACAACCTTCATAACTAAACTCTTTTTTTCGATCACGCTCGTGCTAACGGTGTCCATGGCTTTTGCCCAAAACAAAACCGTAACCGGTACAGTTAGAGATGCAAAGACCAAGAATCCCATACCCTATGCGACTGTAGCTGTAGTCGGCGCTCCTGCTTCTGCGGGAACCACAACATCGACCAATGCAAATGGTGAATACAAACTTGTCTTTCCCACATCTTATGTAAAAATCAGAGCAAGCTATATTGGCTATGACAGCAAGGATGCTTTTGTTACGAATGACGCCACGCAAACAAAAGAGATTTTGATGGATCAACAGGACAATATGTTGGAAGAGGTCGTTGTTAAGGCCAAAAAGAAAAAATACAGTAACAAGGATAATCCTGCGGTCGCATTGATCCGTAAAGTCATCGAGAATAAAGAAAAAAACAGGCTTTCGGGTCAACAATATGCGCAATTCGACCAATATGAGAAGATGTCTTTAGGGCTAAGCAATCTTTCGGAAAAATTTGTCAATAAAAAAATATTCAAAAATTATCAGTTTCTTTTTGAAACGGACGATTCGGCTAAAACAGCCAACAAATATGTATTGCCTGCTTTCATAGAAGAAAAAATGTCAAAAGTGTATTACCGAAAAGATCCAAGCAAAACCAAACAGTACATCCTTGGTAACCAACGGGCACAATTTGACCCTAAATTTATTGATAACGATGGTCTGACAGCCTACTTCAATAAACTGTACGAACAAGTTGATATTTATGACAACAACATTTCGTTGGTTACTAATCAGTTTTTAAGCCCAATAGCAAACTCCGCTCCTACTTTTTATAAGTTTTTTATTACGGACACGATTAAGACTGTACAACCTTGGTTGGTTGAATTAAGCTTTTTTCCGCGCAACAAGGCGGATATGTTGTTCAAAGGACAGCTGTACGTTACATTAGATGGAAATTATGCCGTGCAGGGCGCCAATATGACCGTAGCGGACGACATCAATTTAAATTTCGTACGTGACCTCCAGATACAGCTTAAATTTGAAAAAGATAGCAAAAGTCGCTTCTACTTAAAAACAAGTACACTAGGTATTGATTTTTCATTAACAGAGAAAGGTATGGGAATCCGTGGAAGCCGAACTGTAGATTACAACAATTACAAAGTTGGCATCCAGCAACCGGACAGCATCTATGATGGCCCGTCCACGGTCATTGCCTACAATGTCGAAAACAAGAAAGCGACAAAGACATTGTTTGAAACACAACGTCCACTTGCCCTTGCACAAAACGAACTGAACATCTATCATAATATCGATACGTTACAAAAGATTCCTTCATTCCGTACGTTTATGGATATTGCAGCGTTATTGCTTTCAGGATACAAACAAGCTGGCCCGGTTGAAATCGGCCCTGTGAATACATTCTATAGCTTTAATCCCGTAGAAGGGTTCCGTTTACGTGTCGGTGGCCGTACGACAGAATCGTTAAGCAAGCGTTTCTATGCTGAAAGTTATGCGGCTTATGGTTTTAAAGATCAAAAGTGGAAATACTTTTTCAGCGGAACGTACGCGTTCAACAACAAATCTGTCTACTCTTTCCCGATGCACTACATCAGGGCCTCTTATAAAAAGGATACAAAGATTCCGGGACAAAAACTGGAGTTTATTCAGGAAGACAACTTCTTGTTATCTTTCAAACGCGGAGATAATGACCGTTACATTTATGAGACAAACTATGGCTTAGAGTATAAAAAAGAATTTTTAAATCACCTGGCTATTGGCGCTGCTTTCAATATCAACAGACAAACACCTGCTGGAAGTCTGACTTATCAAATGGTCGATGCCAACAATGAAAGTAGACTGTTCAATGAACTGAACTCGACCGAAGTGTCTGTAAATTTCAGATACGCTCCGCATGAAGAGTTTTATCAAGGCAAGATTTACCGGACACCTATATTCAATCAATATCCGATCTTCACGTTCAATTATACCGCTGGAATCAAAGGATTAGCGAAGGGTGAATACAATTATCACAACTTTAATGTTGGTGCATTCAAACGCTTTTATTTTAGTCAATTTGGATTTGCTGACGTAACAGCTGAGGGCAACTATATTGCAGGAAAAGAGATCCCATTCCCTTTCTTGACAATCCACCGCGCCAATCAGACTTATGCTTATCAATTGAACTCGTATAACTTGATGAACTTCCTTGAGTTTGTGAGTGACCATAATGCCTCATTGAACGTGCAGTATTATATGAACGGTTTCCTTTTGAACAAGATTCCGTTGATCAAAAAACTTAAATTACGCGAAGTATTTAGCTTCAAAGGGGTATACGGTGGACTGCGTAAAGAAAACAATCCTGATGACCCTAACTATGGCTCAAAGGTATTCACTTGGCAGCACAATGCAGATGGTGTGCAAAGTTCCTATACGTTCGGTTCAGAACCTTATATGGAAGCAAGTATCGGTCTATCCAACATTTTCAAAATATTACGTGTAGACTACGTAAAACGTCTAAACTATCTTGATCACGTCGATGCACCAGCCTGGGGTATTCGTGCACGGGTCAGATTTGACTTCTAA
- a CDS encoding RluA family pseudouridine synthase, giving the protein MDNNTYFHQFKQDISAIELPTRFTFPFCYEPHPLAVTAAQELQYYIETQDDWTHNFGLDAAVEGLAIGKMFGVLVVKNQHNELGYLAAVSGKLAGSNKHRHFVPPIFDMLEENSFFLNEEVHLNALNRKIENLETGEELANAQRNLDLLKNGWDKSLDELKSKLRIQKKERKETRTKLKVSLSDAEYELLMEDMRSQSLKDKQQLQRFQYEMHLALETESNHLHQLLSTITALKEERKMRSGNLQKQLFEQYNFRNAKGQHKNVVNIFQEFDRTTPPAGSGECAAPKLLQYAYENQLTPIALAEFWWGCSPASEIRRHKNYYPACRKKCEPILGYMLEGLVVDPNPMQQETTLDLALPQLYEDEDIIIINKPAEFLSVPGIYVKDSVYNRILQRYPNAGPIIIHRLDMSTSGLLVVAKNKAAHKFIQDQFIQHTIKKTYIALLDGIIEAASGLIDLPLRVDLDDRPRQMVCYTYGKPAQTKWEKIAITNNQTRVRFYPLTGRTHQLRMHAVHPNGLNTPIVGDDLYGRKANRLHLHAASITFIHPRSKQEMTFEIEPDF; this is encoded by the coding sequence ATGGACAACAATACATATTTTCATCAATTCAAACAGGATATTTCAGCTATTGAACTTCCGACACGATTTACTTTTCCATTTTGCTATGAACCGCACCCCCTTGCCGTCACCGCCGCACAAGAACTCCAATATTACATCGAAACCCAAGACGATTGGACCCACAATTTTGGCCTAGACGCCGCCGTGGAGGGACTCGCTATTGGAAAAATGTTCGGTGTTCTGGTTGTCAAAAACCAACACAATGAGCTTGGCTACCTTGCCGCTGTTTCGGGAAAACTGGCCGGGAGCAACAAACACCGGCATTTTGTCCCCCCCATCTTCGATATGTTGGAAGAAAACAGTTTTTTTCTAAACGAAGAGGTGCATCTCAATGCGCTGAACCGAAAAATAGAAAATCTTGAAACAGGTGAAGAGCTAGCAAATGCTCAACGTAATCTTGATCTATTAAAAAACGGATGGGATAAATCACTCGATGAGCTAAAATCGAAATTGAGAATTCAAAAGAAAGAACGCAAAGAAACCCGCACAAAATTAAAAGTCAGTTTATCGGATGCGGAGTATGAATTATTGATGGAAGACATGCGGAGCCAGAGTTTAAAAGACAAACAACAGCTTCAACGCTTTCAATATGAAATGCATTTGGCCCTGGAGACAGAAAGTAACCATTTACACCAATTGCTATCGACGATTACTGCGCTAAAAGAGGAACGCAAAATGCGCTCAGGAAATCTTCAAAAACAGCTTTTCGAACAATATAATTTTCGCAACGCGAAAGGGCAACATAAAAATGTAGTCAACATATTTCAGGAATTTGACCGCACAACACCGCCTGCCGGATCAGGGGAATGCGCAGCGCCAAAACTGCTGCAATATGCTTATGAAAACCAGTTGACACCTATTGCTTTGGCCGAATTTTGGTGGGGCTGCTCACCTGCATCTGAAATACGCAGACACAAAAACTACTACCCTGCCTGTCGCAAAAAATGTGAACCGATTTTAGGGTATATGCTCGAAGGCTTGGTCGTAGATCCCAATCCCATGCAACAGGAAACGACGTTGGATTTAGCACTTCCTCAACTTTACGAAGATGAGGATATCATCATCATCAACAAACCGGCCGAATTTCTGTCTGTCCCGGGAATATATGTAAAGGATTCGGTCTACAACCGTATTCTTCAACGCTACCCAAATGCGGGGCCAATTATTATCCACCGCCTCGACATGTCTACATCCGGCTTGTTGGTTGTTGCCAAAAACAAAGCGGCGCATAAATTTATTCAAGATCAATTTATACAACATACCATCAAAAAAACATACATTGCTTTACTGGATGGTATTATCGAAGCCGCATCAGGTTTGATCGATCTCCCACTTCGCGTAGATCTGGATGATAGACCACGGCAAATGGTCTGCTACACGTATGGCAAACCAGCGCAGACAAAATGGGAAAAAATTGCAATAACGAATAATCAAACGAGAGTCAGGTTTTACCCCTTGACTGGCCGCACCCATCAGCTTCGCATGCATGCCGTACATCCAAATGGCCTAAATACACCTATTGTTGGTGACGATCTCTATGGCAGAAAAGCCAATAGATTACATCTCCACGCCGCTTCAATTACCTTTATTCATCCTCGTTCCAAGCAAGAAATGACCTTCGAAATCGAGCCAGATTTTTGA
- a CDS encoding Dps family protein, with product MKTSIGIKDADLKKVAKLLNVLLADEHIIYMKTRNAHWNVEGADFHAAHLFLESQYDELAEVIDEVAERVRTLGHYAVGTFDKYLKLTRLTESTSEKTDSQSYYKELLADHESIAMSIRADLSVVEGTADNGTEDFLVGLLEKHEKMAWMLRAHFIK from the coding sequence ATGAAAACTTCAATTGGAATTAAAGATGCGGACTTGAAAAAAGTTGCAAAGTTGTTAAATGTGCTGTTGGCAGATGAACACATTATCTACATGAAAACGCGCAACGCGCATTGGAATGTGGAAGGTGCGGATTTTCATGCTGCTCACTTATTTTTGGAATCACAATACGATGAACTAGCTGAAGTGATCGATGAAGTCGCAGAACGTGTACGTACTTTAGGGCATTATGCGGTAGGTACCTTTGATAAATATTTGAAATTGACTCGTTTAACGGAGTCTACTTCAGAAAAAACCGACAGTCAGTCCTATTATAAGGAATTGTTGGCTGATCATGAATCCATAGCAATGTCAATTCGTGCCGATCTTTCCGTAGTTGAAGGAACAGCGGATAATGGTACGGAGGACTTTTTGGTCGGATTATTAGAAAAGCATGAGAAGATGGCTTGGATGCTTCGTGCGCATTTCATTAAGTAA